Proteins encoded by one window of Geothermobacter hydrogeniphilus:
- a CDS encoding LOG family protein: MELHFNRSNGEIDEIIEALVNRVGVHHPKIIREMILSALKAGQDTDYLADLKLMRTTMKEMRYTNKVFGPYRGRKKVTIFGSARTAPEEPIYRKCVDFSRMLAEHDYMVITGGGGGIMQAGNEGAGADNSFAVNIRLPFEQETNPVMGNNNDRVIVYKYFFNRKVAFLKEAHAVALFPGGFGTMDEAMEIMTLIQTGKNPPIPLVMIDDDQGDYWEQWFQFTRDTLLKKGLISGEDFSLFSITRDPAEAVAYIDEFYRVYHSMRFVGKILVIRLNKPLDTDHLRILTDEFHQILAPGSHFRLTGPLAKEQDQPDLLSLPRLAFEFNNRNFGLLKAFIRRLNSF, encoded by the coding sequence ATGGAACTTCATTTCAATCGCAGTAATGGTGAAATCGACGAGATAATTGAGGCCCTGGTGAATCGTGTCGGGGTTCACCATCCCAAGATTATTCGGGAAATGATTCTCAGCGCGTTGAAGGCGGGGCAGGATACCGATTACCTGGCCGACCTGAAACTGATGCGTACCACCATGAAGGAGATGCGCTATACCAACAAGGTCTTCGGGCCCTACCGGGGACGCAAGAAGGTGACCATCTTCGGCTCGGCGCGCACCGCACCTGAGGAGCCGATCTACCGCAAGTGCGTTGACTTTTCGCGGATGCTCGCCGAACACGATTACATGGTCATCACCGGCGGCGGTGGCGGCATCATGCAGGCCGGCAACGAAGGGGCGGGGGCCGACAACTCGTTCGCGGTCAATATCCGTCTTCCCTTCGAGCAGGAGACCAACCCGGTCATGGGTAACAACAACGACCGGGTCATCGTCTACAAGTACTTCTTCAACCGCAAGGTCGCGTTTCTCAAGGAAGCGCATGCCGTGGCACTCTTCCCCGGCGGATTCGGCACCATGGACGAGGCGATGGAGATCATGACCCTGATCCAGACCGGCAAGAACCCGCCGATCCCGCTGGTGATGATCGATGATGACCAGGGGGACTACTGGGAGCAGTGGTTCCAGTTCACCCGCGATACCCTGCTCAAGAAGGGGCTGATTTCGGGAGAGGATTTCAGCCTGTTTTCCATCACCCGTGATCCAGCCGAGGCGGTGGCATACATCGATGAGTTCTATCGCGTCTACCATTCGATGCGTTTTGTCGGCAAGATTCTGGTGATTCGCCTCAACAAGCCGCTTGATACCGATCATCTGCGGATTTTGACGGATGAATTTCACCAGATTCTTGCTCCGGGAAGTCATTTCCGCCTCACCGGACCGCTTGCCAAGGAACAGGACCAGCCCGACCTGCTGTCTCTGCCGCGCCTGGCTTTTGAATTCAACAATCGCAATTTCGGTCTGCTCAAGGCCTTTATCCGGCGGTTGAATTCTTTCTGA
- a CDS encoding Nif3-like dinuclear metal center hexameric protein — protein sequence MAKERIIRIHDLLGALNGLYPPALAEDWDNVGLQVGDPGSEVRRVLVCLDVNEAAVQRAVAAGAQALIAHHPLLLKPLKRVSPGDEPGRSVFAAIRAEVAVLCAHTNLDRACPGLNDWLADRLGLNGTQPLLGGREGELLKLVVFIPDGHQDAVAEALFAAGAGRIGAYDCCSFRVFGEGSFRAGPDCTPFIGRPGERERTPEWRLEVAVPAELSGRVINRLLKAHPYEDVAYDLFPLRNRREDIGLGRIGRLSAEISLEAFARRVKDALALDHLRLVGDPRQPVEKVAVCGGSGAFLIHEAARRGADVLVTGDIKYHEARSAEQLGLGLLDAGHFGTEQLVVDDLRAALSAIAEQRQWPVEFVSMSGEKEPFQVI from the coding sequence ATGGCCAAAGAACGCATCATACGCATTCATGATCTGCTCGGCGCCCTGAACGGATTGTACCCCCCGGCGCTGGCTGAGGACTGGGACAATGTCGGCCTGCAGGTCGGAGATCCGGGGTCTGAAGTCCGCCGGGTTCTGGTCTGTCTGGATGTCAATGAAGCGGCCGTGCAACGGGCCGTCGCCGCCGGCGCCCAGGCCCTGATTGCCCATCATCCACTGCTGCTCAAGCCGTTGAAACGGGTCAGCCCGGGTGACGAACCGGGGCGGTCGGTCTTCGCCGCGATTCGCGCCGAAGTTGCCGTCCTCTGTGCTCACACCAATCTTGATCGCGCCTGCCCCGGCCTCAACGACTGGCTGGCGGACAGACTCGGGTTGAACGGGACGCAGCCGTTGCTGGGCGGACGGGAAGGCGAGTTGCTGAAACTGGTGGTTTTCATCCCGGACGGTCATCAGGATGCCGTCGCCGAGGCCCTGTTTGCCGCCGGCGCCGGGCGGATCGGGGCTTATGACTGCTGTTCTTTCCGGGTTTTTGGAGAGGGAAGTTTTCGCGCCGGTCCTGATTGCACCCCGTTTATCGGCCGTCCCGGTGAACGGGAACGGACCCCGGAGTGGCGTCTGGAAGTGGCCGTGCCGGCTGAACTCAGCGGGCGGGTGATCAACCGGCTGCTCAAGGCACATCCCTATGAGGATGTTGCCTACGACCTTTTTCCGCTGCGGAACCGGCGGGAGGATATCGGTCTCGGCCGCATCGGTCGGTTATCAGCCGAAATCAGTCTTGAAGCCTTCGCCCGTCGGGTGAAGGACGCCCTGGCTCTCGATCATCTGCGGCTGGTCGGAGATCCGCGACAACCGGTCGAAAAAGTGGCCGTCTGCGGCGGCAGCGGCGCCTTTCTGATTCATGAAGCGGCGCGTCGGGGGGCGGATGTTCTGGTAACCGGTGACATCAAGTACCATGAAGCCCGCAGTGCCGAGCAGCTGGGTCTCGGGTTGCTCGATGCCGGACATTTCGGTACTGAACAGCTGGTCGTGGATGACCTGCGGGCCGCGTTGTCAGCCATCGCCGAACAACGGCAATGGCCGGTTGAGTTTGTTTCGATGTCGGGGGAGAAGGAACCTTTTCAGGTGATCTGA
- a CDS encoding zinc ribbon domain-containing protein — protein MQEKLVVLRELQSLDQQLIQLDEKRRQLESAISEQRLEMARVQEMVDGLADEMEGFQTRRRELNDAIAQEERNIERSDARLPDIKTQKEYVAVLKEIDTAKAMIRDLQAQLTEVDRQLESLGSDRAEKEQELASLAATVEARQAEVDQEMAGFSSSVAEMNGRKESLLEQIPAGVRKRYQTLISRRGGMAVVEARNGACTGCNMQLPPQLYNSLFKLDKPQYCPHCNRLIYVQTEQG, from the coding sequence TTGCAAGAGAAGCTAGTTGTATTGCGGGAGCTGCAGAGCCTTGACCAGCAGTTGATTCAGCTGGATGAAAAGCGCCGGCAGCTCGAAAGCGCCATTTCCGAACAGCGTCTGGAAATGGCCCGGGTCCAGGAGATGGTTGACGGTCTGGCCGACGAGATGGAAGGGTTTCAGACCCGTCGTCGCGAATTGAATGATGCCATCGCCCAGGAAGAGCGGAATATCGAGCGTTCCGACGCCCGTCTGCCCGACATCAAGACCCAGAAAGAGTATGTCGCGGTGCTGAAGGAAATTGACACTGCCAAGGCGATGATTCGGGATCTGCAGGCGCAGTTGACCGAGGTCGACCGGCAGCTTGAGTCCCTCGGCAGTGACCGTGCCGAAAAAGAGCAGGAGCTCGCCTCTCTGGCCGCGACCGTCGAGGCCCGGCAGGCCGAGGTCGACCAGGAAATGGCCGGCTTCTCCTCCAGTGTCGCTGAAATGAACGGCAGGAAGGAGAGCCTGCTGGAACAGATTCCGGCCGGGGTGCGCAAGCGCTACCAGACCCTGATCTCGCGGCGCGGCGGGATGGCGGTGGTCGAGGCGCGCAACGGTGCCTGTACCGGTTGCAATATGCAGCTGCCGCCCCAGCTTTACAACAGTCTTTTCAAACTGGATAAGCCGCAATACTGCCCGCACTGCAATCGGCTGATCTACGTGCAGACCGAACAGGGCTAG
- a CDS encoding TAXI family TRAP transporter solute-binding subunit encodes MKRFWIACLSLLVTLSFIPLTSSAARVRYVTIGTGGVTGVYYPTGGAIAKMVNKKRKLYNLRATVESTGGSVFNINAIKSGDLEFGIVQSDRQYQAYNGTADWEGKPFKKLRAVFSIHPESVTIVAAADKHIRTINDLRGKVVNIGNPGSGQRGNAIDALTAAGIDYKKDLKAEGLKAAESAGMLQDGRIDAFFYTVGHPNGSVKEAVAGARKVNFVEVPKPIVDKLVAQFPYYASSFIPVDQYPGVTNKENVPTFGVKATLCTSADVPDDVVYAITKEVFENFEEFKKLHPAYAVLTKESMLQGLSAPIHPGALRYYKEAGLLK; translated from the coding sequence ATGAAACGTTTCTGGATTGCCTGTCTGTCTCTGCTGGTGACTCTCAGCTTTATCCCGCTGACGTCGTCGGCGGCCAGGGTGCGTTACGTCACCATCGGCACCGGGGGGGTCACCGGTGTCTATTATCCGACCGGCGGCGCCATCGCCAAGATGGTCAACAAGAAGCGCAAGCTCTACAACCTGCGGGCCACCGTCGAATCGACCGGTGGTTCGGTCTTCAACATCAACGCCATCAAGAGCGGCGACCTCGAGTTCGGCATTGTCCAGTCCGACCGTCAGTACCAGGCCTACAACGGCACCGCCGACTGGGAAGGCAAACCGTTCAAGAAGCTGCGGGCGGTCTTTTCCATCCATCCCGAGTCGGTGACCATTGTCGCCGCCGCCGACAAGCACATCAGGACCATCAATGACCTGCGCGGCAAAGTGGTCAATATCGGCAACCCCGGCTCCGGCCAGCGCGGCAACGCCATCGATGCCCTGACTGCCGCCGGCATCGATTACAAGAAGGACCTGAAGGCCGAGGGACTCAAGGCCGCCGAGTCGGCCGGCATGCTGCAGGATGGTCGTATCGATGCCTTCTTCTACACCGTCGGCCATCCCAATGGTTCGGTCAAGGAAGCCGTTGCCGGCGCCCGCAAGGTCAACTTCGTCGAGGTGCCGAAGCCGATTGTCGACAAGTTGGTAGCCCAGTTCCCCTATTATGCGTCCTCCTTCATCCCGGTCGATCAGTATCCCGGGGTGACGAACAAGGAAAATGTTCCTACCTTCGGTGTCAAAGCGACTCTCTGTACCAGCGCCGACGTGCCTGATGACGTGGTCTATGCCATCACCAAAGAAGTGTTCGAGAACTTCGAGGAATTCAAGAAACTGCACCCCGCCTACGCGGTCCTGACCAAGGAAAGCATGTTGCAGGGGCTCTCGGCGCCGATTCATCCGGGAGCGTTGAGATATTACAAGGAGGCCGGTCTGCTCAAATAG